ATTACCGCTTTCCGGATGCGTCTTTCGCGGGCCGACAATCGGGCCTCGGTGCCGGTCTTGATCTCGACGAACACGATCTCGTCGAGATCACCGTCGCTCAGTCCGTCGAAGACCACGAAATCGATGGGCGAGCCGAGGAATCGCGCGTCACGGGGATCGAACGGAAACTCGCGAAGGTAGGCGGCGAGCTGCTCGGTGGCTCTTCCCGCGACTGCCGCCTGGCTTCTTCGAAGGGCATCCTTGCGAACGGAGGACTCGTTTCCTATACGACGCAGCAGGACCCAGAGCAGCATGAAGACGGCAAAGGCGAGAAGCACAATGACGAGCGTCGATTCATCCATGGGAGCTTGAAGCAACGCCGCTAATGCGGCTAGGATTTCCACTCGTGGCAGTCGTGAGCACCATCTGGAGATTGTACGCCCACGAGCGGCCGCTGTTCGTCACCGGCCTTTTTGGACTCGGTCTCGGGCTCGTCTGCTTCGCCGGCATGCTGTTTCACGGAGTCATCGTCGAGCCCGAGGGGAACCTGTACAAGGCGGCGAGCTTCAATATCGCCGTCGGAATCTTTCACCTCACCCTGGCCCTCATCACCCGCGTTGCCGGGTTTTCCCGACGCGGGTGGTCGATATGGCGGTGGACGATCATCGGGCTCACGCTGTACGGCTACAGCGTCGAGACCATTCAGATTTTCCGGGGCTTCGATCCACGCTTCAGTCGCGTGTCGACACCGTTGGACCAGGCCATCGGCGGCCTTTTCTTTCTCTCGGCGGTAGGCATCTTCATCTGCTTTCTCGCATTGACGCTCCGTTTCTTCTTTCGCTCGCCCGACCCGCTCGTGCTTGCGCTCCGCTACGGAAGCGTCGCCGCGATTGCAGCCTTCCTCGTGGGAATCGTCATGTCCGTCGTAGGTGCTCCCCGCTTCGGCGACGAGGGGAATCTTCTCCCTCTCCATGCCACGGGGTTTCATGGGCTGCAAGCGGTTCCTCTGGTAGCGCTCGGGATGGTGTGGGCGAAGGTGGAAGAGTCGAGAGCGAAGCGCGCCGTTCACGCGGCGGGACTCTTGTGGTTCGTCGTTGGCGCAGGAATCGCGTGGCAGAGCTTCTCGGGCCGTCCGGTGCTCGAGCCATCGATTCCCATGGGGCTGGCGGCACTCGCGCTGGGGGGTTGGGCTTTCGTTGCCTGGAGCGCCGTCGATGCGTTTCGGCGCAGCCAGGCCAGTCTCGAAGGCGTACTCGCGGGGTAAAACT
Above is a genomic segment from Vicinamibacteria bacterium containing:
- a CDS encoding Holliday junction resolvase-like protein, with the protein product MDESTLVIVLLAFAVFMLLWVLLRRIGNESSVRKDALRRSQAAVAGRATEQLAAYLREFPFDPRDARFLGSPIDFVVFDGLSDGDLDEIVFVEIKTGTEARLSARERRIRKAVMEGRVRFEEIRLPGPDRDD